One genomic segment of Sphingorhabdus sp. M41 includes these proteins:
- a CDS encoding VOC family protein yields MSEKPASLAKLGTIMQISYVPDDYDAALDYWTQKMGAGPFFHTEKVEVENVKYRGEASDIQFSMAIGYWGDIQVELIRPNNDAPSMFRDWREKGLKGVQHLCLIVDDLDYARALTQEAGGEVIQEVSLPGGVGGAFYADYGGGPGTIIEYLQIPQAGRDGFAAMRQAHLDWDGKTNPVIGKI; encoded by the coding sequence ATGAGCGAGAAACCTGCCTCGCTCGCCAAGCTCGGCACGATCATGCAGATCAGCTATGTGCCGGACGACTATGATGCAGCGCTCGATTACTGGACACAGAAAATGGGCGCGGGACCGTTTTTCCATACCGAGAAAGTCGAGGTGGAAAATGTCAAATATCGCGGTGAGGCGTCCGATATCCAGTTTTCGATGGCGATCGGCTATTGGGGCGATATCCAGGTCGAACTGATCCGCCCGAATAATGATGCGCCGTCGATGTTCAGGGACTGGCGGGAAAAGGGACTGAAGGGCGTGCAGCATCTCTGCCTGATCGTAGATGATCTGGACTATGCGCGCGCGCTCACGCAAGAGGCGGGCGGCGAAGTGATCCAGGAAGTCAGCCTGCCCGGCGGTGTTGGCGGTGCCTTTTACGCCGATTATGGCGGTGGCCCGGGCACGATCATCGAATATTTGCAAATCCCGCAGGCCGGCCGCGATGGCTTCGCCGCCATGCGCCAGGCGCATCTCGACTGGGATGGCAAGACAAATCCAGTAATAGGAAAAATATAG
- a CDS encoding glutathione S-transferase family protein gives MKLYSSLGPNPRFIRMFILEKGLDVERVHIDILTAENRQPEFAAKNILGTTPVLELDNGFMLSEIMAIAEYLEEIHPEPVLIGSTAQERAEVRMWTRRIDLEIAVPMTLAFRGGAGRPMFEPRMDVVGAEGAADLSRMSDNKWKWLDGQLEGKDYICQDRFTMADLIAYCFIQFGYTVGWSLPEGTDNLAKFVDRIGQRPSSKVWQDSE, from the coding sequence GTGAAGCTTTATTCCAGCCTTGGTCCCAACCCCCGTTTCATCCGCATGTTCATTCTCGAGAAGGGTCTCGACGTCGAACGTGTGCATATCGATATCCTGACGGCGGAAAACCGGCAGCCGGAATTTGCGGCCAAGAATATTCTCGGCACGACGCCGGTGCTCGAGCTGGACAATGGCTTCATGCTCAGCGAAATCATGGCGATCGCCGAATATCTCGAGGAAATACATCCCGAACCCGTGCTGATCGGATCGACCGCTCAGGAGCGCGCGGAAGTAAGGATGTGGACCCGGCGGATTGATCTGGAAATAGCGGTTCCGATGACACTTGCCTTCCGCGGCGGCGCCGGCCGGCCGATGTTCGAACCAAGGATGGACGTGGTTGGTGCCGAAGGCGCGGCCGATCTGTCGCGCATGTCCGACAATAAATGGAAATGGCTCGATGGTCAGCTCGAAGGCAAGGACTATATCTGCCAGGACAGATTCACCATGGCCGACCTCATCGCCTATTGCTTTATCCAGTTCGGCTATACCGTCGGCTGGTCGCTGCCCGAAGGCACGGACAATCTGGCGAAATTCGTCGACCGGATCGGCCAGCGGCCATCCTCGAAAGTCTGGCAGGACAGCGAATGA
- a CDS encoding aromatic ring-hydroxylating oxygenase subunit alpha: MMVETLTGHNRSNGISYTELLEGDKVAPPAIFLEESPMEPGVTTVEVSRYWTKEEHDREVERLWKRVWQMACHKDDIKEVGDTHVYDIAELSYLIVRVSEDEIKAFPNSCMHRGRAICDNHKKGQKALRCPFHGWSWELDGKLKEVPCQWDFPSVTEETHSLPEVSVGEWGGFVFINPDPNCEPLEDFLGDIDRHFQIPFERRYKAAHMVKRLPCNWKIAQEAFMESYHVVGTHPELMPAFADANSKYDVWHNFSRAMSAHGQPSPHTDLVNPDPTAFPDQQAFQSFIHPISKHKFERLEENRVKVSLPNGKSGIFDMEANYIEGDLKSADPHMCNWIAGKIAPADENMPMVHSDVSPHAMRDEAAQARREEMRPTWGDMVDDISDADLVDAIFYSVFPNISPWADFNPIFYRFRPDGDNPEQSLHEVMFMVALPEGAERPEPAKCTFLDLHDDYTEATEFGSYLNKIFNQDYLNHKAMQKGVRSQPNGVSLFAQYQESKLRHFHETLNLWLDSEEPPKSPKRVAA, encoded by the coding sequence ATGATGGTTGAGACTTTAACCGGACATAATCGGTCGAACGGGATTTCCTATACCGAATTGCTGGAAGGCGACAAAGTCGCACCACCGGCTATTTTTCTTGAAGAATCGCCGATGGAACCGGGTGTCACCACCGTCGAGGTCAGCCGTTACTGGACCAAGGAAGAGCATGATCGCGAAGTTGAACGGCTCTGGAAGCGCGTCTGGCAAATGGCCTGTCACAAGGATGATATAAAGGAAGTTGGCGATACTCATGTCTATGATATTGCCGAGCTTTCCTATCTGATCGTCCGGGTTTCCGAAGACGAGATCAAGGCCTTTCCGAACAGCTGCATGCATCGAGGGCGGGCGATTTGCGACAATCACAAGAAAGGCCAGAAGGCGCTGCGTTGCCCCTTCCATGGCTGGTCCTGGGAGCTGGATGGCAAATTGAAGGAAGTGCCCTGTCAGTGGGATTTCCCGTCCGTGACCGAGGAAACCCACAGCTTGCCGGAAGTGAGTGTCGGTGAATGGGGCGGTTTCGTGTTTATCAACCCGGATCCGAATTGCGAACCTCTGGAAGATTTTCTCGGCGATATCGACCGCCATTTCCAGATCCCTTTCGAGCGGCGCTATAAAGCTGCGCATATGGTCAAGCGGTTGCCGTGCAACTGGAAAATTGCGCAGGAAGCCTTCATGGAATCCTATCATGTGGTTGGCACCCATCCGGAATTGATGCCGGCCTTCGCCGACGCGAACAGTAAATATGATGTCTGGCATAATTTTTCCCGGGCCATGTCGGCCCACGGCCAGCCAAGTCCGCATACCGATCTGGTCAATCCCGATCCCACGGCCTTTCCGGATCAGCAAGCTTTCCAGAGCTTCATCCATCCGATCAGCAAGCACAAGTTTGAACGATTGGAAGAGAATCGCGTCAAAGTCTCTCTGCCCAACGGCAAGAGCGGCATTTTCGATATGGAAGCCAATTATATCGAGGGTGATTTAAAGTCAGCCGATCCGCATATGTGTAACTGGATTGCGGGCAAGATCGCGCCGGCTGATGAAAATATGCCGATGGTCCACAGCGATGTTTCCCCACATGCCATGCGGGATGAAGCGGCGCAGGCGCGACGCGAGGAAATGCGTCCGACGTGGGGCGATATGGTCGATGATATCAGCGATGCCGATCTGGTCGATGCGATTTTCTACAGCGTATTTCCAAACATCAGCCCCTGGGCGGATTTCAATCCGATCTTCTACCGGTTCCGGCCCGATGGCGACAACCCGGAGCAATCTTTGCACGAGGTCATGTTCATGGTGGCGCTGCCCGAAGGAGCCGAGCGACCCGAACCGGCGAAATGTACCTTTCTTGATCTGCATGATGATTATACCGAGGCGACCGAGTTCGGCAGTTATCTGAACAAGATTTTCAATCAGGATTATCTCAATCACAAAGCCATGCAAAAAGGCGTCAGAAGCCAGCCGAACGGCGTGTCGCTATTCGCGCAATATCAGGAATCAAAGCTCCGGCATTTTCACGAGACGCTCAACCTGTGGCTGGATTCCGAGGAGCCGCCAAAAAGTCCGAAGAGAGTGGCTGCCTGA
- a CDS encoding PaaI family thioesterase: MSGDNVPTGFDRARFSSPFLDMAGPYYVRSDEDRIVVGTRIHKGQINHINVAHGGVLGTLADVALSLQVHEAERPRLPVATMNLNTNYLAAAKLGDWVEAYCLIDRMSKRTAYCSGRIVCGDAVLMTMSAVFAILRK, translated from the coding sequence ATGTCTGGGGACAATGTCCCGACCGGTTTTGACCGAGCGAGATTTTCCAGCCCGTTTCTGGACATGGCCGGGCCCTATTATGTGCGATCCGATGAAGATCGGATTGTCGTGGGGACACGGATCCATAAGGGGCAAATCAACCATATCAATGTTGCGCATGGCGGTGTTCTGGGAACGCTCGCCGATGTTGCCCTGAGCCTGCAGGTCCACGAAGCCGAGCGGCCCCGTCTGCCGGTCGCGACGATGAATCTGAACACCAATTATCTTGCCGCGGCAAAACTGGGCGACTGGGTAGAGGCCTATTGCCTGATCGATCGAATGAGCAAGCGCACCGCTTATTGCAGCGGACGGATTGTCTGCGGCGATGCGGTGCTGATGACGATGAGTGCGGTCTTCGCGATATTGCGGAAATAG
- a CDS encoding helix-turn-helix domain-containing protein, whose protein sequence is MAENFIAEIPEIGRKRFRENVDSVTITNPAEIRPAAEAVHKIAQSYGFRIAVSADISSKAHLVDAEGNLINKDVFGWVAEGERWWEDTRLALSSPLPRACRYESEPVWCNAEGFHGHWPNEYLDKIDLKDFYAQSQTSKSHILIPVHLPFGQIAAVSFSTLEHGITDLTEAYRLYSDFFGIVTGRFVTGYVLAMREKHRMPANCILSKREAECLHWAAIGKTDKEISMILSLSHATIRYHVNRAGQKLNSVNRGQTIFKAGQLGYLGATD, encoded by the coding sequence ATGGCCGAGAATTTTATTGCCGAGATTCCCGAGATTGGTCGCAAACGATTTCGTGAAAATGTAGACAGCGTAACCATTACCAACCCGGCGGAAATTCGTCCCGCTGCCGAGGCTGTTCACAAAATAGCGCAATCCTATGGATTCAGAATAGCGGTATCGGCCGATATTTCATCCAAGGCCCATCTCGTCGATGCCGAGGGTAATTTGATCAACAAGGATGTGTTCGGCTGGGTGGCGGAAGGCGAGCGCTGGTGGGAAGATACCCGGCTGGCGCTGAGCTCTCCCCTGCCGAGGGCCTGCCGCTACGAAAGCGAACCCGTCTGGTGCAATGCCGAGGGTTTTCACGGACATTGGCCGAATGAATATCTCGACAAGATCGATCTCAAGGATTTCTACGCTCAGTCCCAGACGTCCAAATCCCACATATTGATTCCCGTACACTTGCCATTCGGACAGATCGCGGCCGTCAGCTTCTCGACGCTGGAACATGGGATAACCGACCTCACCGAAGCCTACCGGCTCTATTCCGATTTTTTCGGGATTGTCACCGGACGGTTCGTAACCGGCTATGTGCTTGCCATGCGTGAAAAACATAGAATGCCGGCCAATTGCATCCTGTCCAAGCGCGAAGCCGAGTGCCTGCACTGGGCCGCAATCGGCAAGACTGACAAGGAGATCAGCATGATCCTGTCGCTCAGCCACGCGACGATCCGCTATCATGTCAATCGGGCGGGACAGAAGCTCAACAGCGTCAACCGCGGGCAGACGATATTCAAGGCCGGCCAGCTGGGTTATCTCGGCGCGACTGACTAA
- a CDS encoding biotin/lipoyl-containing protein produces the protein MATEIRIPKLGFSMESGILAEWLVEDGADVTAGQEIYALENEKSTQEVESPASGKLKIIIQADGEEYPVGELIGTIE, from the coding sequence ATGGCTACAGAAATACGGATACCCAAATTGGGGTTCAGCATGGAATCCGGCATTCTTGCGGAATGGCTGGTCGAAGACGGCGCGGATGTTACCGCGGGTCAGGAGATTTACGCGCTGGAAAATGAGAAATCGACCCAGGAAGTAGAATCGCCGGCAAGCGGAAAACTGAAGATCATCATCCAGGCTGATGGCGAAGAATATCCGGTTGGCGAATTGATCGGCACGATCGAATAA
- a CDS encoding alpha-ketoacid dehydrogenase subunit beta codes for MSDTAEKPKEIMFAQACNMALAKAMADDPKVILMGEDIADEQGGGVFKVTLGLSERFGTDRVRSTPISEQAIVGAAVGSAMVGYKPVAEIMLMNFITVAMDQIVNHAAKLRFMSGGQTTVPLTIRTTTGAGTGLGGQHSDMLEAWLAHVPGLKVVAASNPADAYGLLYSSIMDPNPVIFIENTPGYFVKGPAPAPDHVVPLGKASVPREGTDITLIGYGSSISRCHGAADNLAKDGISCEIVDLRTIAPFDEETVLKSVAKTRAAVVVHEAVRNFGVGAEISSRIHEELFSELKAPVGRVGSGYAPVPFSPAIEKAWMFNQDDVEREVHKILG; via the coding sequence ATGAGCGATACAGCCGAAAAACCAAAAGAAATCATGTTCGCTCAGGCCTGCAACATGGCCTTGGCCAAAGCAATGGCGGACGACCCCAAGGTCATATTGATGGGCGAGGATATCGCCGACGAGCAAGGCGGCGGCGTGTTCAAGGTGACCCTCGGGCTATCCGAAAGATTCGGTACTGACCGCGTCCGTTCGACCCCGATTTCCGAACAAGCGATTGTCGGCGCGGCGGTCGGTTCCGCCATGGTCGGCTACAAGCCGGTTGCGGAAATCATGCTGATGAATTTCATCACCGTGGCCATGGACCAGATTGTCAATCACGCGGCCAAGCTGCGCTTCATGTCCGGCGGCCAGACAACCGTTCCGCTGACCATTCGCACCACCACCGGTGCCGGCACCGGTCTCGGCGGGCAGCATAGTGACATGCTCGAGGCGTGGCTCGCCCACGTACCCGGCCTCAAGGTTGTTGCTGCCTCCAATCCGGCCGATGCTTATGGTCTGCTCTATTCCTCGATCATGGATCCCAATCCGGTGATCTTCATCGAGAATACGCCCGGCTATTTCGTCAAAGGCCCTGCCCCTGCGCCCGATCACGTGGTACCGCTCGGCAAAGCCTCTGTCCCGCGCGAAGGCACAGATATAACGCTGATCGGCTATGGCAGCAGCATCAGCAGATGCCATGGTGCAGCAGACAATCTCGCGAAGGATGGTATCTCCTGCGAGATTGTCGACCTTCGCACCATTGCCCCGTTCGATGAAGAAACGGTGCTGAAAAGCGTCGCCAAGACCAGGGCTGCGGTCGTGGTCCACGAGGCGGTCAGGAATTTCGGCGTCGGCGCGGAAATTTCCTCTCGCATCCACGAAGAACTGTTCTCCGAACTGAAGGCCCCTGTCGGCCGAGTGGGCTCTGGCTATGCGCCGGTCCCCTTCTCCCCAGCGATCGAGAAGGCCTGGATGTTCAATCAGGACGATGTCGAACGCGAAGTACACAAGATCTTAGGGTAA
- a CDS encoding thiamine pyrophosphate-dependent dehydrogenase E1 component subunit alpha, producing MSGLGAAFSRLTPYNNSGGPGRWRYEVCKESVPFRGPQCKGAKPLANSDMADKDVLVDIFTRADLIMQSDIKFRQMIGAGQLQIVYYPVRGQEVVSSAMMAAVNKEDYLVTIYRGLHDQLAKGIPSKDLWAEFAGKMAGTCKGKGGPMHITHPETGVMVTTGIVGSGIPIANGLALASQLDKDGKVTVCCFGDGATNIGAFHEGLNMAQIWKLPVIFLCQNNLYSEHTPMAFATSSDSIKQRGEGLGMRSVQVNGNDASAMYAAAKEAVEYARAGHGPTLIEAMTFRFHGHLLGDTSHYIPKEEMEQAKKDDPMPVLRQQLLDLQVSESDIAAIEAKNAAIIEEASQFALDAPYPPGDEYRIDVLDVEIAA from the coding sequence ATGTCCGGTCTGGGTGCCGCATTTTCGCGGCTCACTCCCTATAACAATAGTGGCGGGCCGGGCCGCTGGCGCTATGAAGTTTGCAAGGAAAGCGTCCCCTTCAGAGGGCCGCAGTGCAAAGGAGCAAAGCCATTGGCCAATAGTGACATGGCGGACAAAGACGTCCTCGTTGATATTTTCACCCGTGCCGACCTGATCATGCAATCGGATATCAAATTCCGCCAGATGATCGGAGCGGGTCAGCTGCAAATCGTCTATTATCCCGTGCGCGGACAGGAAGTTGTCTCATCGGCAATGATGGCAGCGGTGAACAAGGAAGATTATCTGGTCACGATCTATCGCGGTTTGCATGATCAGCTGGCCAAGGGCATTCCCTCGAAGGATCTCTGGGCAGAATTTGCCGGCAAGATGGCCGGAACTTGCAAGGGCAAGGGCGGACCGATGCATATCACCCATCCTGAAACCGGTGTGATGGTGACCACGGGCATTGTCGGTTCCGGCATCCCGATTGCCAATGGTCTCGCGCTAGCCAGCCAGCTGGACAAGGATGGCAAGGTCACGGTCTGCTGCTTCGGCGATGGCGCGACCAATATCGGCGCCTTCCACGAGGGGCTGAACATGGCGCAAATATGGAAACTGCCAGTCATTTTCCTGTGCCAGAACAATCTCTATTCCGAACATACGCCGATGGCATTTGCGACCAGTTCGGATTCAATAAAGCAGCGCGGCGAAGGTCTCGGCATGCGTTCGGTGCAGGTAAACGGCAATGATGCCAGCGCCATGTATGCGGCGGCAAAGGAAGCGGTCGAATATGCGCGGGCGGGTCATGGACCGACATTGATCGAAGCGATGACTTTCCGTTTCCACGGCCATCTGCTGGGCGACACCAGCCATTATATTCCGAAAGAGGAAATGGAGCAGGCGAAAAAGGATGATCCGATGCCGGTCCTCCGCCAGCAGCTGCTCGACCTGCAGGTCAGCGAATCCGATATCGCCGCAATCGAGGCAAAAAATGCCGCGATCATAGAAGAAGCATCGCAATTCGCGCTCGATGCCCCTTATCCTCCGGGCGATGAATATCGTATCGATGTCCTCGACGTGGAGATAGCAGCATGA
- a CDS encoding NADP-dependent oxidoreductase gives MTDNRQWLINGRPKGRGLVDDDFKKAVTEVPPCAEGHVLVKNEILGFDPAQKGWMENIGGYVAPTEIGEVMRGSGIGTVIESRHPGFSAGDKVMGMLRWQDYAHVPGGELNKISDDDLLAANLGALGTTGMTAYFGLLKHGRPQPGDTVVVSGAAGATGSMVGQIAKIAGCRTIGIAGGEEKCKWLTDEVGYDVAIDYKNDDVRAKLKEHCPQSINVFYDNVGGKILNDALAHIAMHARIAICGGISRYEQGDMPAGPENYFNLIFKRASMSGFIVSDYASEFPEAQKRMRQWIKEGRITFKEDIQEGFDNIPVTLRRLFAGQNFGKQMLRLD, from the coding sequence ATGACCGACAATAGGCAATGGCTGATCAACGGACGTCCGAAGGGACGCGGACTGGTGGATGATGATTTCAAGAAAGCCGTCACCGAGGTGCCGCCATGCGCCGAAGGCCATGTGCTGGTGAAGAACGAAATATTGGGTTTCGATCCCGCGCAAAAGGGCTGGATGGAAAATATCGGTGGTTATGTCGCGCCCACGGAAATTGGCGAAGTGATGCGCGGATCGGGCATCGGCACGGTCATCGAGTCGCGCCATCCCGGTTTTTCGGCTGGCGACAAGGTCATGGGCATGTTGCGCTGGCAGGATTATGCGCATGTTCCCGGCGGTGAATTGAACAAGATTTCCGATGATGATTTGCTTGCCGCAAATCTCGGCGCGCTCGGCACCACCGGGATGACAGCCTATTTCGGTCTGTTGAAACATGGCCGGCCGCAGCCGGGTGATACGGTTGTCGTCTCCGGCGCGGCCGGTGCCACCGGTTCCATGGTCGGGCAGATTGCCAAGATTGCAGGCTGTCGGACCATTGGCATCGCTGGCGGGGAAGAAAAATGCAAATGGCTGACCGACGAGGTCGGCTATGATGTGGCGATTGACTATAAGAATGACGATGTTCGGGCAAAACTGAAGGAACATTGTCCCCAGTCGATCAATGTCTTCTACGACAATGTCGGCGGCAAGATCCTCAATGATGCGCTGGCCCATATTGCCATGCACGCACGCATTGCGATCTGCGGCGGTATCTCCCGCTACGAGCAGGGAGACATGCCGGCTGGTCCCGAAAATTACTTCAACCTGATCTTTAAGCGGGCAAGCATGTCGGGCTTTATCGTATCCGATTATGCGAGCGAATTTCCGGAAGCGCAAAAACGCATGCGGCAGTGGATCAAGGAAGGAAGAATCACCTTCAAGGAAGATATTCAGGAGGGGTTTGACAATATCCCCGTAACCCTGAGACGCTTGTTTGCAGGCCAGAATTTCGGCAAGCAGATGCTCCGTCTGGACTGA
- a CDS encoding acyl-CoA dehydrogenase family protein, giving the protein MSDTEKFRTEVRAWLDKNCPEEMRDGDITAENQCWGGRLWEFQSEAQKIWFERALSKGYTVPIWPKEYGGAGLSAEEAKILDEERQAINARKPLNNFGISMLGPALLAYGTDEQKAQHLTGIARGEIRWCQGYSEPGAGSDLAALKTKCEDKGDHWLINGQKIWTSNADISDWIFCLVRTDFDAPKHQGITFILFDMATAGISVKPIVLISGHSPFCETFLDNVKVPKSYGDNNASVVGEINRGWDVAKNLLVHERGMLGTMSPLRGTTGPENLGKFAAEKIGLDATGRLDDPALRQNIVQAELDNWAYNLTVERMTDEANAGNGLGAKSSMLKYAASELTKRGTELRMEIEGTTAAIIGEDGIEYGSLANNWLYNRAYSILGGTTEVQFNIISKRVLGLPSQ; this is encoded by the coding sequence ATGAGCGATACGGAAAAATTCCGCACGGAAGTGCGGGCATGGCTGGACAAAAACTGTCCCGAAGAAATGCGTGACGGGGATATTACTGCAGAAAACCAGTGCTGGGGCGGCCGCCTGTGGGAGTTCCAGTCCGAGGCGCAGAAAATATGGTTCGAACGCGCTTTGTCGAAAGGCTATACTGTACCGATCTGGCCAAAGGAATATGGCGGTGCGGGACTTTCTGCAGAGGAAGCCAAAATCCTCGACGAAGAGCGGCAGGCAATCAACGCCCGCAAACCGCTCAACAATTTCGGTATTTCGATGCTTGGCCCCGCATTGCTGGCTTATGGTACGGATGAGCAAAAAGCACAGCATCTGACCGGGATCGCCCGCGGAGAAATCCGATGGTGCCAGGGCTATTCCGAGCCGGGTGCCGGATCGGATCTCGCTGCTCTCAAAACGAAATGCGAGGACAAGGGTGATCACTGGCTGATCAACGGCCAGAAAATCTGGACATCCAACGCGGATATTTCGGACTGGATATTCTGTCTGGTGCGCACCGATTTCGATGCTCCGAAACATCAGGGGATTACCTTCATACTGTTCGATATGGCGACGGCCGGGATCAGCGTGAAACCCATCGTGCTGATTTCGGGACATTCGCCATTTTGCGAAACGTTTCTGGACAATGTCAAAGTGCCGAAAAGCTATGGCGACAATAATGCATCGGTTGTCGGGGAGATTAATCGCGGCTGGGATGTGGCGAAAAATCTGCTTGTCCACGAGCGTGGCATGCTCGGCACGATGTCACCGCTGCGCGGGACCACCGGACCGGAAAATCTGGGTAAATTTGCCGCGGAGAAAATCGGTCTGGATGCCACCGGGCGTCTTGATGATCCCGCGCTTCGGCAGAATATCGTGCAAGCCGAACTCGACAACTGGGCCTATAATCTCACGGTCGAGCGGATGACCGACGAGGCCAATGCCGGCAATGGCCTGGGTGCCAAATCGTCAATGCTGAAATATGCCGCCTCGGAACTTACCAAGCGCGGCACCGAATTGCGCATGGAGATTGAAGGCACGACCGCAGCAATCATTGGCGAAGACGGCATCGAATATGGCAGCCTCGCCAATAACTGGCTCTACAATCGGGCTTATTCCATCCTTGGCGGCACCACCGAAGTTCAATTCAACATCATTTCCAAGCGTGTCTTGGGATTGCCGAGCCAATAG
- a CDS encoding acyl-CoA dehydrogenase family protein, with protein sequence MLLILNEEQEMLQDAARGFLAEKAPVAAFRKIRDSKPADGFCRELWLEMAQMGWAGIIVEEEHGGSGFGYVGAGVLAEQMGRNLTASPFFSTSVLGATAIQQFGTEKQKEENLAAISSGESLFALAVDEGPRHNPGRITFSAEPSGNGFTLSGAKTFVADGHVADRLIIAARTSGEEGDTHGITLFLVDADAPEIVRERTPMVDSRNAANIVVDGLEVTGDAILGELDGGYGALEGILSAGRAVLSAEMSGSAQQVFGVTTDYLKEREQFGQKIGSFQGLQHRAAHLATEIEMMKSAVLKSLKDLDADFDNAGMTCSLAKAKTGQVAQLATKEAIQMHGGIGVTDEYDVGLYFKRVHVAQQMFGDAGFHSDRWARNSGF encoded by the coding sequence ATGCTGCTGATACTCAACGAAGAACAGGAAATGCTGCAGGATGCGGCGCGTGGGTTCCTGGCGGAAAAGGCTCCGGTCGCTGCATTCCGGAAGATTCGCGACAGCAAGCCGGCGGACGGTTTCTGCCGTGAACTCTGGTTAGAGATGGCCCAAATGGGATGGGCCGGAATCATCGTGGAAGAAGAACATGGCGGCAGTGGTTTCGGCTATGTCGGAGCCGGCGTGCTCGCGGAACAAATGGGACGCAATCTGACCGCATCGCCCTTTTTCTCCACTTCCGTTCTGGGCGCGACCGCCATCCAGCAATTTGGCACCGAGAAACAGAAAGAGGAAAATCTGGCAGCGATCAGCAGCGGCGAGAGTTTATTTGCACTGGCTGTCGATGAAGGTCCGCGGCACAATCCCGGCCGGATCACATTCTCCGCCGAACCATCGGGCAATGGCTTCACCCTTTCCGGGGCCAAGACCTTCGTCGCCGATGGCCATGTCGCTGACAGATTGATAATCGCTGCCAGAACATCGGGAGAGGAAGGCGATACGCATGGTATCACCCTGTTTCTGGTTGATGCAGATGCGCCGGAAATCGTCCGCGAGCGCACGCCGATGGTGGACAGCCGCAATGCTGCCAATATTGTGGTCGATGGTCTTGAAGTCACCGGCGATGCCATATTGGGTGAACTGGACGGCGGCTATGGCGCGCTGGAAGGCATATTGTCGGCCGGTCGTGCCGTGCTCAGCGCGGAAATGTCCGGTTCGGCCCAGCAGGTTTTCGGGGTAACCACTGACTATCTCAAGGAACGCGAGCAATTTGGCCAGAAAATAGGCTCTTTCCAGGGATTGCAGCATCGGGCCGCCCATCTGGCGACCGAAATCGAGATGATGAAATCGGCGGTGCTCAAATCACTCAAGGATCTTGACGCGGATTTCGACAATGCTGGCATGACCTGTTCGCTGGCCAAGGCCAAGACCGGCCAGGTCGCGCAGCTTGCGACAAAGGAAGCGATCCAGATGCATGGCGGGATCGGTGTGACGGACGAATATGATGTCGGGCTCTATTTCAAGCGTGTCCATGTCGCCCAGCAGATGTTTGGCGACGCCGGATTCCACAGTGATCGCTGGGCAAGAAATTCCGGCTTTTGA
- a CDS encoding nuclear transport factor 2 family protein: protein MLTPEYMKQVVDQYLAAINDGDMQAVMTIYADGAAVEDPAGTEPKRGDDILQFYTNAFAGGAKVELTGPVRLSAKAAAFPFRAEINQEGGQILVVEVIDIFEFNPDGKVIRMTAHFGPANVTVRNA from the coding sequence ATGCTCACTCCGGAATATATGAAGCAAGTCGTCGACCAATATCTGGCTGCGATCAACGACGGCGACATGCAGGCGGTCATGACAATTTATGCCGATGGCGCTGCGGTCGAGGACCCGGCTGGCACTGAGCCCAAGCGTGGCGATGATATCCTGCAATTTTACACCAATGCCTTTGCCGGCGGCGCGAAAGTCGAACTGACCGGACCCGTGCGCCTTTCGGCAAAAGCGGCGGCTTTCCCTTTTCGCGCCGAAATCAATCAGGAAGGCGGGCAGATACTGGTCGTGGAAGTCATCGATATTTTCGAATTTAATCCAGACGGAAAGGTGATCAGGATGACGGCTCATTTTGGTCCTGCCAATGTGACGGTCAGAAACGCCTAG